TGGGTTCGTCCTGAACATATAAAAACCTTCCTTCGGAATTGTTTTATTCCGAATTCAACAAAAAAGGCTGTTGACCCTTCTTTGTCAACAGCCTCAAGCACCCCGCGGGGTGCTTTTCCTTTTCACTGGTGCTTCTCCCTGGGCCGAAAGGTGTGGCAACAGGTGTCGGCGGCCTGACGGGCCGAATGATCCTGATGGCCCGTCCCCACCATTTCTCCCCCGATTTCCTCATCGAACCGGCGGTCGGCATGCGGATCGATCTCCACCATGATCGCATCCGCAGTACAGTTGTTCCCTTCGGCCCAAAAGTAGCAGTTTGCCACACTGCATTTGACTTCAGGCAAAACGGATCACCTCCTGGCTTAAGTATTCTCGAGCCAGGAGGAAGGTATCAGTGGAAATTTTAATCCTTGGTTCTGTCCGCCTGCCGCAGCTCTTCCAGGATGGCGGAAATCGACTCGAAGGAGATGCCGTTTTCGTTCCGGGCGGACACCACAAAATAAACCTCGCCGCTGAAGGCGGGGATGTATTCCTTCACTTCCACTTCCGTATCTCCGTATGTTTTGCGAAACACCGGCTGGTTCCCTATCTTTTTCCAGCCCTGCCGCACCAATTCCTCCTCATAGGGTTCAAAATCCTCTTCGTGGATGTTCAAATGGATCCGTGTGACCTTCAAAACATTCACCCTCCCGAATTTGTCTGTGGTATTATACCATACCCCGGACAACACTTCATCGTCCAAATGGAAAAAGGAAAAGGTGAGGCCGTTACAGAATTTACTAGAAGTTCACCTAGGGGCGGGTGTGGCCGGAGACGGAAGTGGTGAAAATGGAGAGTGGGCGAAGTCGGAGGAATTTCATGGATGATTCCGAAGAGACATGTGTTATCATGTGAGATGAATTGCATTACGGACGGTTGAGGGGATGGGAAATGGTTCGCGGCAAACCGGATTTCTGGCTGATGTTCTTCACGTTTCTCCTCTTGGGTTTCGGGCTGGTGATGGTGTTCAGCGCCAGCTACTATGAGGGATGGACCGAGTTCAACGACAGTTACTATTTTTTTAAGCGCCAGCTGGCGCGGGCCGGCCTCGGCCTGATCCTCTTTTTCACGTTCGCCAATATACCGTTCACCCTTTATCGGCGCCATGTCGGTTGGATTTTGTTGGGCTGCGTGATCCTGCTGGTGCTGGTGTTCGTACCCGTCATCGGCGTCGAGGCCAACGGCGCTTCCCGGTGGATTCAAATCGGCCCCCTGACGATTCAGCCCTCGGAGCTGGCAAAACTCGCCCTGCTCATATACACCGCCTCGATCATGACGAAAAAACAACCCTATCTGGACAACTTCACACGGGGCTTGCTCCCCCCTCTGATCGTGATCGGGCTGGTCTGTTCTCTGATCATGATCGAGCCCCATTACAGCGCCACGATCATCATTCTGATCTCCTGCATGGTGGTGATTTTCTGCGCGGGAGCGCGGATCCGCCACTTGCTGATGTTGGGGCTGGTAGCCGTTCCCGTGTTAATCATGGTCCTCTATCTGGCGGATTACCGGATCGAACGCCTGGAGGCGGCCTACGATCCCTGGAAGGATCCCAACGACACGGGATACCAAATTATCCAATCCCTTTATGCCATCGGACCCGGCGGCTTGTCCGGCCGCGGCCTCGGAAACGGGATCCAAAAGCTGGCCTATCTTCCCGAGGCCCATACCGACTTCATCTTTGCCGTCATTGCCGAGGAACTGGGCTTTTTTGGCGGCGTCTTCCTGATCCTCCTGTTCGTGGCTCTGATCCTGCGGGGCATTCGGGCCTCCCTGATCGTACCGGACCAATTTGGAACCCTGCTCGGCATCGGACTGATCACCACGATCGCCATCCAAGCGCTGTTCAACCTGGCCGTGGTCACGGCAATTCTTCCCGTGACGGGCGTTCCCCTCCCCCTGGTCAGTTACGGCGGATCGTCACTGCTCATCAACATGGCCTCCCTGGGAATCCTTCTCAACATTTCCCGCTACCGTCCGGACCCCAGCCGAAAAGACGGCTCACAATCATAACCTCCTAAACGAAAAAGGGGCGCCACAGGGCGCCCCGAGAACGCTGGAAAAGCCAGCCGGGAAAGGACGATTTCCCGCCTCGATTCGTGCAGGTAGCTCCCGGGAACCCCCCTTGAATCTTGCCGATTACCGGACTAGAAACCCCTCAGGAGCCGACCAAACCCTCCTGGGGACTGCTGGCCGAAGCATAACGCTTCCGGGGAATCCTTCCCGCCTCGAAACCCAGCCTCCCCGCCTCCACGGCCAATTTCATCGCCCTGGCCATCCTCACCGGATCCTTCGCCTGGGACACGGCGGTGTTGAGCAGCACCCCGTCCGCTCCCAGTTCCATCGCCTGAACCACATCGGCCGGAGATCCGATCCCCGCGTCGACGATGACGGGAACCTCGGCCTGTTCGATAATCAGGCTCAAGTAGTGGGGATTGAGGAGTCCCAGCCCGGATCCGATCGGAGAACCGCCGGGCATGATGGCGTGGGCTCCCGCTTCCTCCAAGCGCTTGGCCAATATCGGATCGTCGGAGGTATAGGGCAAAACGGTGAATCCCTCCTCCACCAGGATCCGGGTCGCCTCCAGGGTGGCGACGGGATCGGGCAGCAGGGTTTTGGGATCCCCGATAATCTCCACCTTGATCATGTCGCACAACTTGGAGGCCCGGGCCAATCGGGCGATTCGCAAGGCCTCCTCCACGCTGGTGGCTCCCGCCGTGTTGGGAAGCAGGGTGTATTTTCCGAGATCCAGGCGTTCCAAAAAATTGGGTTGATTTGGATCGCTGATGTTTAACCGGCGAACGGCGAAGGTGAGAACCTCCGCCCCCGAAGCATCCACCGCGGCCTGCTGAATATCCAGCGATGAAAACTTCCCGGTTCCCAAAAACAGGCGGGAACGGAAGGTGTATTTTCCGATCTTCAGCACGTGTCAACCCCCTCCGACAAAATGAACGATTTCGATGGAATCCCCTTCGGCAAGGGGAGTTGAATCATGCTCTTCCCTCTCCAGAATCCTGCGATTTTGCTCCACCACGACGATTCGCTTTTCCACCCCCAAATGTTCCAACAGCTGGGAAACGGTGCGGACATCCCGGGGCAGATCCATCTCTTCTCCATTCACTCGGATGCGAATAACCTTCTCCCCCTTTCATGGGAAGTACCCCCTGTTTTTAAGTCGACAGGCGGTCGGGCGAAAAGGGTTTCAGATCCGGAACCTCCTCTCCTGCGATCAATTCCGCGATCCGCTGGCCGGTGATGGGACTGAGCAGTATTCCGTTGCGGAAATGACCGGTGGCGACGAAAAGGTTCCGGAATCGGCCGAACCTGCCGATATAAGGGAGTCCGTCGGGGGACCCGGGACGGATGCTGGACCAGGCACGGATAAACGTGCTGTTTGCCAATTCCGGAACCAACCGGACCGCTTCCGACGTCAGTTGTCGAATCGCGTCCATCGTCACCCATTCGGTAAAATCACCGGCCCGCTCCGTCGCTCCCACGATCACCTTGCCGTCCGCTTTGGGGACCAGGTAACATCCCTCCGCAAACAGCGTCCTTTCAAAGAGCTCTTTACGCGGATAAACCGCCAGGGATTCCCCCTTGATCGGAACGACCGGCAAACGCAACCCCAATTTCCCGGCCAGCGAAGCGCTCCACGCCCCCGCCGCCAACACCACATGCTCCGCCTGAAAGGTTCCCCGATCCGACTCCACCCTCTCGATGCGGTCCTTCCCGGCGCGAAAGGCAGTCACTTCACACCGCTCGATCAATTCGGCCCCGAGCAGTTCCGCCGCATAGGAAAAGGCCCGGGTCAATCGGGAGGAGGAGACGTGGGAATCCCCGGGAATGTAAAGGGCCCCCTCGATCTGATCGGACACCTCCGGTTCCACGCTCCGAACCCGATCCTTGTCCCACCAGTCCGCCGTCTCGCCGCGGTCCCGCTGCCAAGCTCCCCGCTTCCGAAGCATCTCGGCCTCCTCTTCATTCCAAGCGATCCGCAATATGCCCGCCCGGATCAATTCGATATCGATTCCGGTCAGACGATACAATTCCGAGGCCAAATCGGGAAACATGGATCGGCTCTTCATGCACAGCTCACTCATGGGCCCCGGCGCAGCCATCTCCACCTGGGCCCCCAACATCCCCGCGGCGGCGGACGAAGCGTGGGCGCCGATCAGGTCCCGCTCCAGAACGGTGACCCGCGCTCCCCGTTTGGCGAGATAGTACGCGATCGAGCACCCGATCACACCCCCTCCGACAACCACCACATCCCGCTCATGCAAAACATAGCCCCCCTTTTTTCTCCTCTCCGGCTATCGATCACACACGGCGATCCAGACAGGTCCTCATTTGCCGGGCCGTCCGTTCGGGTTCCGGACAGTCCATCAGGGCGGATAGGACGGCCACACCCGCACACCCCGTCTCCATCACTCGGGGGATCCGCCGCGCCGTGATCCCCCCGATAGCCAGGACAGGAACGTTGACGGCCTGAACCACGCGGGAAAGTTGTTCGAGCCCCCGCGGGTGAACGCCCGGCTTGGACAAAGTGGAAAACACATGGCCGAACATCAGGTAGTCCGCCCCCGACGCGGCCGCCCGTCCCGCGGCCTCGACGGAATGAACCGAAACTCCCACCCGATGCCGGGAACCGACGATCTCCCGCACCCGATCCACCGGCAGGCCCGCTTCCGGCAAATGGATGCCGCACCCCAGCGCCAGGGCCACATCCAACCGGTCATGAACGGCCAACTGCCCGGGACGCAGGAGCCCGCGCTCCAAAAGCCTGCTCCCCAGATGATAAATCTCCCGCGCAGACCGCCCTTTCCACCGCAGGTGGACCTGGTCCACCCAGGGACGGACCTTCTCGACAACGGCAACGATATGATCCGATGAATGATGGTCCCCGGTAACGAGGTGGAGTCTGCCTCCGATTTTCGCCTCCTCCTTTCCTGCAAAAAACCGGTATCCTGGAGGATACCGGCAACGCAAGCAACCGCCACATTCCTTACGCTGGTATGACCCAGGTCAAGTTCAAAGGGTTGGGGCGCGAACCCCTCTCAGCACCGTACGGTGCACCCCCAGTGGACTCCTTTCGCAGTCAATTTTCTATTATTTTAGCAATCTCCTGCAAAGGGCGTCAAACGCTTCAAAAGCGATTTGTCGACCCGTTGTCCGCATGATGCGACACTTCCGTCCGGGATCCGGGCCACACCCTCCGCATTTCTGAAAGATCTAAACGCGGTTGGGAACTTCTCCTCACATCGCCGCAGACGAAACGGCGACAGGCAGCCGGAAACCGGAAATGACCCGGTCCCCCGATCGGTACGACTCCTGTGCGCTAAGTGGAGGAATGTTTTCCCCTCCACCGAGAACG
The Planifilum fimeticola DNA segment above includes these coding regions:
- a CDS encoding thiamine phosphate synthase, which gives rise to MRCRYPPGYRFFAGKEEAKIGGRLHLVTGDHHSSDHIVAVVEKVRPWVDQVHLRWKGRSAREIYHLGSRLLERGLLRPGQLAVHDRLDVALALGCGIHLPEAGLPVDRVREIVGSRHRVGVSVHSVEAAGRAAASGADYLMFGHVFSTLSKPGVHPRGLEQLSRVVQAVNVPVLAIGGITARRIPRVMETGCAGVAVLSALMDCPEPERTARQMRTCLDRRV
- a CDS encoding DUF1540 domain-containing protein; amino-acid sequence: MPEVKCSVANCYFWAEGNNCTADAIMVEIDPHADRRFDEEIGGEMVGTGHQDHSARQAADTCCHTFRPREKHQ
- a CDS encoding thiazole synthase, which translates into the protein MLKIGKYTFRSRLFLGTGKFSSLDIQQAAVDASGAEVLTFAVRRLNISDPNQPNFLERLDLGKYTLLPNTAGATSVEEALRIARLARASKLCDMIKVEIIGDPKTLLPDPVATLEATRILVEEGFTVLPYTSDDPILAKRLEEAGAHAIMPGGSPIGSGLGLLNPHYLSLIIEQAEVPVIVDAGIGSPADVVQAMELGADGVLLNTAVSQAKDPVRMARAMKLAVEAGRLGFEAGRIPRKRYASASSPQEGLVGS
- the thiS gene encoding sulfur carrier protein ThiS, coding for MNGEEMDLPRDVRTVSQLLEHLGVEKRIVVVEQNRRILEREEHDSTPLAEGDSIEIVHFVGGG
- the thiO gene encoding glycine oxidase ThiO is translated as MHERDVVVVGGGVIGCSIAYYLAKRGARVTVLERDLIGAHASSAAAGMLGAQVEMAAPGPMSELCMKSRSMFPDLASELYRLTGIDIELIRAGILRIAWNEEEAEMLRKRGAWQRDRGETADWWDKDRVRSVEPEVSDQIEGALYIPGDSHVSSSRLTRAFSYAAELLGAELIERCEVTAFRAGKDRIERVESDRGTFQAEHVVLAAGAWSASLAGKLGLRLPVVPIKGESLAVYPRKELFERTLFAEGCYLVPKADGKVIVGATERAGDFTEWVTMDAIRQLTSEAVRLVPELANSTFIRAWSSIRPGSPDGLPYIGRFGRFRNLFVATGHFRNGILLSPITGQRIAELIAGEEVPDLKPFSPDRLST
- a CDS encoding 2Fe-2S iron-sulfur cluster-binding protein, which encodes MEAIAAGVLIPFRCTTGRCGDCIVRVLGGGENIPPLSAQESYRSGDRVISGFRLPVAVSSAAM
- the ftsW gene encoding putative lipid II flippase FtsW, giving the protein MVRGKPDFWLMFFTFLLLGFGLVMVFSASYYEGWTEFNDSYYFFKRQLARAGLGLILFFTFANIPFTLYRRHVGWILLGCVILLVLVFVPVIGVEANGASRWIQIGPLTIQPSELAKLALLIYTASIMTKKQPYLDNFTRGLLPPLIVIGLVCSLIMIEPHYSATIIILISCMVVIFCAGARIRHLLMLGLVAVPVLIMVLYLADYRIERLEAAYDPWKDPNDTGYQIIQSLYAIGPGGLSGRGLGNGIQKLAYLPEAHTDFIFAVIAEELGFFGGVFLILLFVALILRGIRASLIVPDQFGTLLGIGLITTIAIQALFNLAVVTAILPVTGVPLPLVSYGGSSLLINMASLGILLNISRYRPDPSRKDGSQS